A genomic window from Maylandia zebra isolate NMK-2024a linkage group LG20, Mzebra_GT3a, whole genome shotgun sequence includes:
- the acvrl1 gene encoding serine/threonine-protein kinase receptor R3, translated as MGSSAVLTGLIAGVILWTSAIHGDTIDDGDLLCACKNDKGTCKNETCRGKHCFYNWMKDGYEELGCFSEVTKVQCHSSLPNYFTKCCREDYCNSNFTVPPNINGDPTPTPPEAGYLALWISLFLLFLFVIACVFGLILLLRFRRAARRLQDAEGHDVKILKVPSGDDPTYGNIYDEFCTSGSGTGLPYLVQRTMARQISLVECVGKGRYGEVWRGTWMGESVAVKIFSSRDEHSWFRETEIYNTVQLRHDNILGFIASDMTSKNSSTQLWLVTHYHELGSLYDFLQYSSLDPESCLRMCLSVTCGLVHLHTEIVSSQEKPAIAHRDLKSRNILVKRNGQCCIADLGLAVIHSQSHDYLDMGNNPRVGTKRYMAPEVLDETIRVDVFESYKQTDIWALGLVFWEITRRTLVNGIVEDYRPPFFDLVPSDPSFEEMKKVVCVDQQRPSLHNRLHSHPILSAIVKVMKECWYQNPTARLTALRIRKTLSKLDHDDFSIEKLKQDF; from the exons ATGGGAAGCTCTGCTGTGCTCACAGGGTTGATAGCTGGAGTTATTTTGTGGACGTCTGCCATCCATGGAG ACACCATAGATGATGGGGATCTGCTGTGTGCCTGCAAAAATGACAAAGGCACATGTAAAAATGAAACATGCAGGGgaaaacattgtttttataaCTGGATGAAAGACGGATATGAGGAGTTGGGCTGTTTCAGTGAGGTCACCAAAGTGCAGTGCCACTCCTCCTTGCCCAACTACTTTACGAAGTGCTGCAGAGAGGACTACTGCAACTCCAACTTCACAGTGCCTCCAAACATAA ATGGGGACCCGACACCGACACCCCCAGAAGCTGGTTACCTAGCGCTGTGGATCTCCCTGTTCCTGCTGTTCTTATTTGTTATTGCCTGTGTCTTTGGCCTGATACTACTCCTGCGCTTCCGACGTGCAGCCCGCAGACTACAAGATGCTGAAGGCCATGATGTCAAAATACTCAAAGTCCCCAGTGGAGATGACCCCACATATGGC AATATCTATGATGAGTTTTGTACATCAGGGAGTGGGACAGGGCTTCCATATCTTGTCCAGAGAACTATGGCCAGGCAAATCTCACTTGTTGAGTGTGTCG GCAAAGGCAGGTATGGAGAGGTTTGGAGGGGAACGTGGATGGGGGAAAGTGTCGCCGTCAAGATTTTCTCCTCTAGAGATGAGCACTCCTGGTttagagagacagagatctACAATACTGTACAGCTGCGACACGACAACATACTCG GTTTCATAGCCTCCGACATGACATCCAAGAATTCCAGTACCCAGCTGTGGCTCGTCACCCACTATCATGAGCTCGGGTCTCTTTACGATTTCTTGCAGTACAGCAGCTTGGACCCAGAGAGCTGCTTGAggatgtgtctgtctgtgaccTGTGGCCTGGTCCACCTCCACACTGAGATTGTTAGCTCCCAGGAAAAACCAGCTATTGCCCACCGAGACCTGAAAAGCCGAAATATTCTGGTAAAGCGCAACGGACAGTGCTGCATCGCTGATCTCG GTTTAGCAGTGATACACTCTCAGTCCCATGACTACCTCGATATGGGCAATAACCCTCGCGTGGGGACCAAGCGCTACATGGCCCCTGAGGTGCTGGATGAAACTATCCGTGTGGATGTTTTTGAGTCCTATAAGCAAACTGACATCTGGGCTCTCGGGCTGGTCTTTTGGGAAATTACCCGCAGGACTCTTGTCAATG GCATTGTGGAAGATTACCGTCCACCCTTCTTTGACCTGGTGCCCTCGGATCCCAGCTTTGAGGAGATGAAAAAGGTGGTGTGTGTGGACCAGCAGAGGCCCAGTCTGCACAACAGACTCCATTCTCACCCA ATATTGTCAGCCATCGTGAAGGTCATGAAGGAGTGCTGGTACCAGAACCCAACAGCCCGCCTTACAGCCTTGCGAATAAGGAAGACTCTCTCCAAACTGGACCACGACGACTTCAGCATTGAAAAACTGAAGCAGGATTTCTAG
- the ankrd33aa gene encoding photoreceptor ankyrin repeat protein, with protein sequence MAAANDDPHLGSGPSDDSEILLDDSDSGSVLSDDSVLPIYERDGKSTEPAKTLYEACAKNDTASLRSIMERGVTKDEVMELDINGRNGLMLAVSKGFVDIVALLHTCPLIDINHQDNDGNTAVMIAAQAGFITILNYILNYYPCVDTEIRDPRGFTALIKAGLQGREECVSALLMHGADINAVDLVQGKGLKDWVLRTGRFETLNRLRRLQTCPIAEQFCESYIPEWPELKLLVAKATAAKTAGQKLRQRLKDSLSLSFPHDPQDNGVMDHMVRMTTSIHSPLIATGCRPLCPTSPPEIGKRRFAVPELLDKHSSKELEESMVSHSNGSITSASPVSATSVSLTSCCQDSERRQSSPTGGMKSFIPRSMAHRNSIFPSGCIPKIEVTKSGERTPKKEKKNKRQKGYLEPPVWKYKEAKEEKKREKKKQEKEKEEQKKSKGSKRS encoded by the exons ATGGCTGCTGCAAATGACGACCCACACCTGGGCAGTGGCCCATCTGACGACTCAGAGATCCTCCTGGATGACTCTGACTCGGGCAGTGTGCTTTCAGACGACTCCGTGCTTCCCATCTATGAAAGGGACGGAAAATCAACAGAGCCGGCTAAAACATTGTACGAGGCCTGTGCCAAGAATGACACTGCATCCCTGCGCAGCATCATGGAGAGAGGAGTCACAAAAGATGAGGTCATGGAGCTAGACATCAATGGCAGG AATGGGCTGATGCTGGCTGTGTCCAAGGGTTTTGTGGACATCGTCGCCTTGCTTCACACATGCCCATTAATAGACATCAACCATCAAGACAATGATGGCAACACTGCTGTCATGATTGCAGCCCAAGCAG GCTTCATCACCATCCTGAACTATATCCTTAACTACTACCCTTGTGTGGACACTGAGATCAGGGACCCCCGTGGGTTCACAGCTCTCATCAAGGCAGGCCTACAAGGCAGAGAAGAGTGTGTCTCCGCATTGCTAATGCATG GTGCAGATATCAATGCAGTCGACCTCGTCCAGGGGAAAGGTCTAAAGGACTGGGTTCTTAGGACAGGAAGGTTTGAGACTCTGAACAGACTGCGTCGCCTGCAAACTTGTCCTATTGCAGAACAGTTCTGTGAAAGCTACATTCCTGAGTGGCCTGAGCTAAAGCTACTGGTGGCAAAGgccactgcagccaaaacagCAGGTCAGAAGCTGAGGCAGCGCTTAAAAGACAGTCTTAGTTTAAGCTTCCCACATGACCCCCAAGACAATGGGGTCATGGACCACATGGTGCGGATGACTACAAGCATCCACAGCCCCTTGATAGCTACTGGTTGCCGTCCACTCTGTCCCACCAGCCCCCCAGAGATTGGCAAGCGACGATTTGCTGTACCGGAACTGCTtgacaagcacagcagcaaggAACTGGAGGAGAGCATGGTGTCTCACAGTAATGGCTCCATCACTTCAGCTTCACCTGTGTCGGCCACCTCTGTATCACTGACCTCTTGCTGCCAAGACTCAGAGCGCAGGCAAAGCTCACCAACAGGTGGCATGAAAAGCTTCATCCCCCGCAGCATGGCACACAGAAACAGCATCTTCCCCTCAGGCTGCATTCCCAAAATTGAAGTTACAAAATCTGGGGAGCGCACTccaaagaaggagaaaaagaacaaaaggcaaAAGGGTTACCTGGAACCTCCTGTCTGGAAGTACAAGGAAgccaaggaggaaaaaaagagagagaagaaaaagcaagaaaaggaaaaagaggaacAGAAAAAATCCAAGGGGTCCAAACGTTCATGA